A stretch of the Coprobacillus cateniformis genome encodes the following:
- a CDS encoding diacylglycerol/lipid kinase family protein: MRCLFLINPSSGTKTIQKKLDQLIGQMILKKIINHVDVFYTQKKHDAYHRVLEIQPHEYDFLVSVGGDGTVNEIISGIVEKEFDIPLAILPGGTVNDFANHLNLPQSTHQFIQMIENMKIMKVDVGQVNDSYFANVIAGGMFSDISFQVTKAEKERFGPLAYYISGIRQLPSQLSTTLHLKVKTENEEFEEDARLFMITNTSQVGGFKAITPHADIQDGQLDLLIIKKCSTTDMLSLFKDYKLSTHEKSPFIRYVQAHEITIECDKNIIYDIDGEEGTHFPIHVTTKNKALCIIVP, translated from the coding sequence ATGCGCTGTTTATTTCTTATAAATCCGAGTTCTGGAACAAAAACAATTCAAAAGAAGTTAGATCAATTGATTGGTCAAATGATTCTCAAGAAAATTATAAATCATGTTGATGTTTTTTATACACAAAAAAAACATGATGCCTATCATCGTGTTTTAGAAATACAACCTCATGAATATGATTTTTTAGTCAGTGTTGGTGGTGATGGTACTGTCAATGAAATTATTAGTGGAATTGTAGAAAAAGAATTTGATATACCTCTTGCTATCTTACCTGGTGGAACCGTTAATGATTTTGCTAATCATTTAAATCTGCCACAATCAACTCATCAATTTATTCAAATGATTGAAAACATGAAAATAATGAAAGTTGATGTGGGGCAAGTTAATGACAGTTATTTTGCTAATGTTATTGCTGGAGGAATGTTTAGTGATATTAGTTTTCAAGTCACAAAAGCTGAGAAAGAAAGATTTGGTCCACTTGCATATTATATCAGTGGAATTCGACAATTACCTTCACAACTAAGTACAACTCTTCATCTCAAAGTCAAAACTGAAAATGAAGAATTTGAAGAAGATGCTCGTCTTTTCATGATTACCAACACCTCACAGGTTGGTGGTTTTAAAGCCATTACACCTCATGCTGATATTCAAGATGGACAATTGGATTTACTAATTATTAAAAAATGTTCCACAACTGATATGCTCTCTTTATTCAAAGATTATAAATTAAGTACTCATGAAAAAAGTCCATTTATTCGTTATGTTCAGGCCCATGAAATAACAATTGAATGTGATAAAAACATTATATATGACATTGATGGAGAGGAAGGTACTCATTTCCCAATTCATGTCACAACAAAAAATAAAGCACTCTGTATTATTGTTCCATAA
- a CDS encoding PspC domain-containing protein, protein MTKRLYRSKRDVMICGVCGGIAEYFDIDPTIVRLVAVVLVFGWGSGLIAYLVGAIIIPKNPYQ, encoded by the coding sequence ATGACTAAGAGATTATATAGATCAAAAAGAGACGTTATGATTTGTGGAGTATGTGGTGGTATTGCTGAATACTTTGATATTGATCCAACAATTGTAAGACTTGTAGCAGTTGTACTTGTTTTTGGCTGGGGATCAGGATTGATTGCTTATTTAGTCGGAGCTATCATTATTCCTAAAAATCCATATCAATAG
- a CDS encoding DUF4097 family beta strand repeat-containing protein, producing the protein MKRIYTILICLGVGICLIFAGISVSGLNEVSNFNFLRSWNFRWHYKSADNIQYRSSSSVDRLEINVHKGNIQFSEKDSLQDIEIYASDIYNGFEIYQKGDRIVIDQPHYWLSFGGYDTAQIQINVPKGYNLDKIEVNMSAGSTKINGLKAEKIEANAAAGRLVLNDLECKDFELDASMGTAKVSRLTCENKTSIQVGAGQVSASLTGYESEYNYKVDVGLGSVSIGDNHFSGITDQKMNHGTTQKLIDVDCALGKVNVRTED; encoded by the coding sequence ATGAAAAGAATATATACAATATTGATATGTTTGGGTGTAGGTATCTGTTTGATTTTTGCTGGTATAAGTGTGAGTGGTCTAAATGAAGTATCTAATTTCAATTTTTTACGCTCATGGAATTTTCGATGGCATTATAAAAGTGCTGACAATATTCAATATAGATCATCATCTTCAGTAGATAGATTAGAAATCAATGTTCATAAAGGAAATATTCAATTTTCTGAAAAAGATTCACTTCAGGATATTGAAATTTATGCAAGTGATATTTATAATGGTTTTGAAATCTATCAAAAAGGTGATCGCATTGTGATAGATCAACCACATTATTGGCTAAGTTTCGGAGGATATGATACTGCCCAAATTCAAATTAATGTTCCAAAAGGATATAATTTGGATAAAATAGAAGTGAATATGAGTGCTGGTTCAACAAAAATAAATGGGTTAAAAGCAGAAAAGATTGAAGCTAATGCTGCTGCAGGACGATTGGTGTTAAATGATTTAGAGTGTAAAGATTTTGAATTAGATGCAAGTATGGGAACCGCAAAAGTGAGTCGATTAACATGCGAGAATAAAACATCTATTCAAGTTGGTGCTGGTCAAGTATCTGCCTCATTAACAGGATATGAAAGTGAATATAATTATAAGGTAGATGTTGGTTTAGGTAGTGTATCCATAGGTGATAATCATTTTTCTGGTATCACTGATCAAAAAATGAATCATGGAACAACCCAAAAATTAATTGATGTTGATTGTGCTTTAGGAAAAGTCAATGTAAGAACGGAGGATTAA
- a CDS encoding DUF1700 domain-containing protein has protein sequence MDRKKFMKELEYLLQDISDEERQEALSFYENYFDEAGKENEQKVIDELGDPSRVAAIIKDGLKGKFDEGIHVGNSGFTNDDYQKNYEVIDADSKETKKTRKETGNFRNRWNEMHSTDRLILIVIAIFACLPVSAIVFGTFGTLFGFGFSFFGIFICLIFGLWIITFILHVLAIVFMIVGFIHLFTLPGAGLIYMGIGFVLMALGTIFGKMAAWFFKDCIPGIANAIADGLGKIFRPRGV, from the coding sequence ATGGATAGAAAAAAATTTATGAAAGAACTTGAGTATCTACTTCAAGATATTAGTGATGAGGAAAGGCAAGAAGCATTGTCTTTCTATGAGAATTATTTTGATGAAGCTGGGAAAGAAAACGAACAAAAGGTTATTGATGAATTAGGAGATCCTAGTCGAGTAGCAGCTATTATTAAAGATGGATTAAAGGGGAAATTTGATGAAGGTATTCATGTTGGAAACAGTGGTTTTACAAATGATGATTATCAAAAGAATTATGAAGTCATTGATGCAGATAGTAAAGAAACAAAAAAGACTCGTAAGGAGACGGGGAATTTTAGAAATCGTTGGAATGAAATGCATTCTACTGATCGTTTGATTCTCATTGTTATAGCAATTTTTGCTTGTCTTCCAGTGTCAGCGATAGTTTTTGGAACATTCGGAACTCTATTTGGTTTTGGATTTTCATTCTTTGGTATATTCATATGTTTAATATTTGGATTATGGATTATTACATTTATTTTACATGTTCTTGCGATTGTTTTTATGATTGTGGGATTTATACATTTATTCACATTGCCAGGCGCTGGTCTTATTTATATGGGAATTGGATTTGTCCTTATGGCATTAGGAACAATATTTGGGAAGATGGCAGCATGGTTCTTTAAGGATTGTATTCCTGGGATAGCAAATGCCATAGCAGATGGACTTGGAAAGATCTTCCGTCCAAGAGGTGTGTAG
- a CDS encoding PadR family transcriptional regulator — MIFNTGAALLDAVVLSVVSREKEGTYGYKITQDVQAVISVSESTLYPVLRRLLKDGCLESYDQEFQGRNRRYYKITSAGIVQLNMYKQEWFDYITKINKLFDGGNQDG, encoded by the coding sequence ATGATTTTTAATACGGGTGCTGCTTTATTAGATGCAGTTGTTCTATCAGTTGTCTCTAGGGAAAAGGAAGGAACATATGGTTATAAAATAACACAAGATGTTCAAGCGGTTATTAGTGTGAGTGAATCAACACTCTATCCTGTTTTAAGAAGACTTCTCAAAGATGGCTGTTTAGAAAGTTATGACCAGGAATTTCAAGGACGTAATAGGCGATATTATAAAATTACAAGTGCGGGAATCGTTCAACTTAATATGTATAAACAAGAATGGTTTGATTATATAACAAAAATTAATAAGTTATTTGATGGGGGAAATCAAGATGGATAG
- a CDS encoding helix-turn-helix transcriptional regulator: MNIEIANKLLQLRKEKGYSQEALAQELGISRQAVSKWERAEASPDTDNLIELAKLYGISLDQLLLHEPTETEETISDKTEDMKESQEEYAYKYEDGDEYVHVGFDGIHVKDDESEVHVSWKGIHVIDRNGDGVNIGDKGVYVNGERKDWNDDWTDFKHNKKYDFPFGSILFIGYLIYGVMTGIWHPTWIVLLTLPLFDSLITAFRKRKFSNFAYPVLTLMIFLWFGFENGLWHPAWIVFLTVPCYYGIAHYIDYR; encoded by the coding sequence ATGAATATAGAAATTGCAAATAAATTATTACAACTTAGAAAAGAGAAAGGTTATTCACAAGAAGCCTTAGCTCAAGAATTAGGAATTAGTCGCCAGGCAGTGAGTAAATGGGAAAGAGCAGAAGCTTCTCCTGATACAGATAACTTGATTGAATTAGCAAAGTTATATGGTATTTCTTTAGATCAATTATTATTACATGAACCGACTGAAACAGAAGAAACAATATCTGATAAAACTGAAGATATGAAAGAGAGTCAAGAAGAGTATGCATATAAATATGAAGATGGGGATGAATATGTTCATGTTGGTTTTGATGGTATTCATGTCAAAGATGATGAAAGTGAAGTTCATGTTTCATGGAAAGGTATTCATGTTATTGATAGAAATGGTGATGGTGTTAATATTGGGGATAAAGGTGTTTATGTAAATGGTGAAAGAAAAGATTGGAATGATGATTGGACAGACTTTAAGCATAATAAAAAATATGATTTTCCATTTGGATCAATCTTATTTATTGGTTATTTGATTTATGGTGTAATGACAGGCATTTGGCATCCTACGTGGATTGTTTTATTGACATTACCATTATTTGATAGTTTAATTACAGCTTTTCGTAAGAGAAAATTTTCAAACTTTGCATATCCAGTTTTAACACTTATGATATTTTTATGGTTTGGTTTTGAAAATGGATTATGGCATCCTGCATGGATTGTTTTCTTGACAGTTCCTTGTTATTATGGAATCGCTCACTATATTGATTATAGATAA
- a CDS encoding ROK family protein, translated as MRLGAIEAGGTKFVVAIGDENGNVLERDAFPTTSPEETVQNIFKFFDGKDIEALGLGCFGPIDPDLKSPTYGYITTTPKPGWTNYNIVGAIQEHYPGLPIGFDTDVNGAALGEAYFGAAKGLDSALYLTIGTGIGGGAIVEGNLVHGLLHPEMGHMMLTVREDDQYAGKCPYHGTCFEGLAAGPAIEARWGVKGNELDENHPAWDLEAWYIAQALAIYVLTISPKKIILGGGVMHQKQLFPMVHKYLQERLHGYIQKDEITTDKIKEYVVYPGLGDNAGVCGALALAKMAKER; from the coding sequence ATGAGATTAGGAGCTATTGAAGCTGGTGGTACAAAATTCGTTGTTGCAATTGGAGACGAAAATGGAAATGTTTTAGAAAGAGATGCTTTCCCTACAACATCACCTGAAGAAACTGTACAAAATATTTTTAAATTCTTTGATGGAAAAGATATCGAAGCATTAGGGTTAGGATGTTTTGGACCTATTGATCCTGATTTAAAGAGTCCAACTTATGGATACATTACAACAACACCAAAACCAGGATGGACGAATTATAATATTGTTGGAGCAATTCAAGAACATTATCCTGGTTTACCAATTGGATTTGATACAGATGTTAATGGTGCAGCATTAGGAGAAGCATACTTTGGTGCAGCGAAAGGTTTAGATAGTGCATTGTATTTAACAATTGGAACAGGTATTGGTGGTGGAGCCATTGTTGAAGGAAATCTTGTTCATGGTTTACTTCATCCAGAAATGGGTCACATGATGTTAACAGTACGTGAAGATGATCAGTATGCTGGAAAATGTCCATACCATGGAACTTGTTTTGAAGGTTTGGCTGCTGGACCAGCAATTGAGGCAAGATGGGGAGTCAAAGGAAATGAACTTGATGAAAATCATCCTGCATGGGATTTAGAAGCATGGTATATTGCTCAAGCTTTGGCTATTTATGTTCTAACAATTTCACCAAAGAAGATTATTCTTGGAGGAGGAGTTATGCATCAAAAACAATTGTTCCCTATGGTTCATAAATATTTGCAAGAGAGATTGCATGGATATATTCAAAAAGATGAAATAACAACGGACAAAATTAAAGAGTATGTTGTTTATCCAGGATTAGGTGATAATGCAGGTGTTTGTGGGGCATTGGCACTTGCAAAAATGGCAAAAGAAAGATAA
- a CDS encoding metallophosphoesterase, with protein MRKILYAFIILTMLLGCVQKPLVDNENIKIIVASDIHYFLKDYYKDCEWFEENMLYGDGKMVTYADEILDVFIQTIKEIKPNLVILTGDLSFNGEKGSHEALAKKLSVLKDDHIDVAVIPGNHDVDYIYAKGYGKEDYFDVDNVNAEEFRAIYKNLGYQYQKHDDSLSYRIELNKHYSLLMMDSTAHELTGSGLDIGGYFTDSTMKWLKDQLKDIQENNKIPIIAMHHNLVNHNELLGGRYTIKDSEKIAELFHSYKVPFVLSGHIHCQNIKEINGIYDIASSSILNAPLQYGVIELNNQKMNYHTESLKISRDANEYFDLVSSTHFAEDFERVKDTKIRELMKAVIVKANRYYFTGNMKEHKDEIMNMEGYKYYFQKEVEKISFYKDYLESLLSDEGNHQQLSIEFE; from the coding sequence ATGAGGAAAATATTATATGCTTTTATAATTCTAACTATGCTACTAGGATGTGTGCAAAAACCACTTGTAGATAATGAAAATATAAAAATTATTGTTGCAAGTGATATTCATTATTTCTTAAAAGATTATTATAAGGATTGTGAATGGTTTGAAGAAAACATGTTGTATGGAGATGGCAAAATGGTGACATATGCTGATGAAATTTTAGATGTTTTTATTCAAACGATAAAAGAGATAAAGCCCAATCTTGTTATATTAACAGGTGACTTATCTTTTAATGGTGAGAAAGGGAGCCATGAAGCTTTAGCAAAAAAACTATCTGTACTTAAAGATGATCATATTGATGTTGCAGTTATACCTGGAAATCATGATGTAGATTATATTTATGCAAAGGGTTATGGAAAAGAAGATTATTTTGATGTAGATAATGTCAATGCTGAAGAATTTAGAGCTATTTATAAAAATTTAGGTTATCAATATCAGAAACATGATGATTCATTAAGTTATCGTATTGAGTTAAATAAACACTACTCTCTATTAATGATGGATTCAACAGCTCATGAATTAACTGGTTCAGGATTAGATATTGGAGGTTATTTTACAGATTCAACAATGAAATGGTTAAAAGATCAGCTCAAGGATATTCAAGAAAATAATAAGATTCCTATTATTGCAATGCACCATAATCTTGTTAATCACAATGAATTGCTGGGAGGACGTTATACAATTAAAGATAGTGAAAAAATTGCAGAGTTGTTTCATAGTTATAAAGTCCCATTTGTTTTAAGTGGACACATTCATTGTCAGAATATAAAGGAAATCAATGGTATTTATGATATAGCATCTTCTTCAATATTAAATGCTCCTTTACAATATGGGGTTATTGAATTGAATAATCAAAAAATGAATTATCATACAGAGTCACTTAAAATTTCTAGAGATGCAAATGAATATTTTGATCTCGTGTCTTCTACACATTTTGCAGAAGATTTTGAGAGAGTCAAAGATACAAAGATAAGAGAACTTATGAAAGCAGTAATTGTGAAAGCGAATAGGTATTATTTTACTGGGAATATGAAAGAGCATAAAGATGAAATTATGAATATGGAAGGATATAAATATTATTTTCAAAAAGAAGTTGAAAAGATATCTTTTTATAAAGATTATTTAGAAAGCTTATTAAGTGATGAAGGTAATCACCAACAATTATCCATAGAGTTTGAATAA
- the pflA gene encoding pyruvate formate-lyase-activating protein, which produces MENIKGRIHSIESFGSVDGPGVRYIYFLQGCPLRCQFCHNPDTWGSQKYQEMTPEAALKQAMKYKSYWGEKGGITISGGEPLMQMEFILELFKLAKKENINTCIDTSGGCFTRSEPFFSQFQELMKYTDLLLVDIKVMNEEKHKLLTGKGNQNILDMTRYLSEIGKPVWIRHVLVPERNDYDEDLEELNEFIKSLKNVQRVEVLPYHTLGTFKWKELNIPYALEGINPPHQERIDNANQLLHTQDYQGFKDENE; this is translated from the coding sequence ATGGAAAATATAAAAGGTAGAATTCATTCTATTGAAAGTTTTGGCTCAGTAGATGGGCCAGGAGTAAGATATATTTATTTCTTGCAAGGCTGTCCATTGCGTTGCCAATTCTGTCATAATCCTGATACTTGGGGATCACAAAAATATCAAGAGATGACTCCTGAAGCTGCCTTGAAGCAGGCTATGAAATACAAGAGTTATTGGGGTGAAAAAGGTGGAATAACAATTAGTGGTGGAGAACCATTAATGCAAATGGAATTTATATTAGAATTATTTAAACTTGCTAAGAAAGAAAATATTAATACTTGTATTGATACAAGTGGCGGATGCTTTACAAGAAGTGAGCCCTTCTTTTCTCAGTTTCAAGAACTAATGAAATATACTGATTTATTATTGGTAGATATCAAGGTTATGAATGAAGAAAAACATAAGTTGCTTACAGGAAAAGGGAACCAGAATATATTAGATATGACAAGATATTTATCTGAAATAGGAAAACCTGTTTGGATTAGACATGTTCTTGTTCCTGAAAGAAATGATTATGATGAGGATTTAGAAGAGTTAAATGAATTTATAAAATCATTAAAGAATGTTCAAAGAGTTGAAGTTCTCCCATATCATACACTAGGAACATTCAAATGGAAAGAACTCAATATTCCTTATGCTTTAGAAGGAATCAATCCACCACATCAAGAACGTATTGATAATGCAAATCAATTACTTCATACACAAGATTATCAAGGGTTTAAAGATGAAAATGAATGA
- the pflB gene encoding formate C-acetyltransferase, with protein MLEKEQWKGFKGRIWKEEVNTRDFIQQNYKPYDGDASFLAEPTEATNKLWGKLQELQKEERAKGGVLDMETHIVSGLTAYGAGYIDESMKDLEAVVGLQTDKPLKRAFMPYGGIKMAEQACETYGYTPDPQLHKIFTEYHKTHNQGVFDVYTPEIRKARRNKVITGLPDTYGRGRIVGDYRRVALYGIDFLMEEKLKDFNNCGSGSMKEDIIRKREEIAEQYKALAGMKKMAEAYGFDISQPAKDAKEAVQWLYFGYLAAIKTQNGAAMSVGRVSTFLDIYIQRDLDNGTITEELAQELIDHFVMKCRMVKFARIPSYNQLFSGDPVWATLEVAGLGTDGRSMVTKNDFRFLHTLENMGPSPEPNLTVLYTAALPKPFKDYAAKISVDTSSIQYENDDVMRPVWGDDYSICCCVSATQTGKEMQFFGARANLAKCLLYAINGGIDEKSKDQVAPKYRPITSEYLDYDEVMEAYDQMMEWLADIYVNTLNLIQYMHDKYYYEAAEMALIDTEVRRTFATGIAGFSHVVDSISAIKYAKVKTIRDEDGLVIDYETEGDFPRYGNDDDRADDIAVWLLGTFLTKLKKHHTYRDSEPTTSILTITSNVVYGKATGALPDGRKAGEPLAPGGNPSYGAEQNGLLASLNSVAKLPYEWALDGISNTQTINPDALGHNEEEQVNNLVQVLDGYFTQGAHHLNVNVFGKEKLYDAMEHPEKEEYANFTIRVSGYAVKFIDLTREQQLDVIARTCHDHM; from the coding sequence ATGTTAGAAAAAGAACAATGGAAAGGCTTCAAGGGGAGAATTTGGAAAGAAGAAGTTAATACTCGTGATTTCATCCAACAAAACTACAAACCTTATGATGGTGATGCATCATTCTTAGCTGAACCAACAGAAGCTACTAATAAATTATGGGGAAAATTACAAGAACTTCAAAAAGAAGAACGTGCTAAAGGTGGAGTTCTTGATATGGAAACTCATATCGTATCAGGATTAACTGCTTATGGTGCTGGATACATTGATGAAAGTATGAAAGATTTAGAAGCAGTTGTAGGTCTTCAAACTGATAAACCATTAAAAAGAGCATTTATGCCTTATGGTGGTATTAAAATGGCTGAACAAGCTTGTGAAACTTATGGATATACACCAGATCCTCAATTACACAAAATCTTTACTGAATACCATAAAACTCATAACCAAGGTGTTTTTGATGTTTATACACCAGAAATTAGAAAAGCTCGTCGTAATAAAGTCATTACAGGACTTCCTGATACTTATGGACGTGGACGTATCGTAGGTGATTATCGTCGTGTTGCTTTATACGGAATTGACTTCTTAATGGAAGAAAAATTAAAAGATTTCAATAACTGCGGAAGTGGATCAATGAAAGAAGACATTATCCGTAAACGTGAAGAAATTGCTGAACAGTACAAAGCATTAGCTGGTATGAAAAAAATGGCAGAAGCTTATGGATTTGATATTTCTCAACCTGCTAAAGATGCAAAAGAAGCTGTTCAATGGTTATACTTTGGATATTTAGCTGCAATTAAAACTCAAAATGGTGCTGCTATGTCAGTAGGACGTGTTTCTACATTCTTAGATATCTATATTCAAAGAGACTTAGATAATGGAACAATTACAGAAGAACTTGCACAAGAATTAATTGACCATTTCGTTATGAAATGTAGAATGGTAAAATTTGCAAGAATTCCTTCTTATAATCAATTATTCTCTGGTGACCCAGTATGGGCTACATTAGAAGTCGCAGGACTTGGAACTGATGGTCGTTCAATGGTTACTAAAAACGATTTCCGTTTCTTACACACATTAGAAAACATGGGACCTTCTCCTGAACCAAACTTAACTGTATTATACACAGCTGCATTACCAAAACCTTTCAAGGATTATGCTGCTAAGATTTCTGTTGATACAAGTTCAATTCAATATGAAAATGATGATGTTATGAGACCTGTATGGGGAGATGACTACTCAATTTGTTGTTGTGTATCTGCAACTCAAACTGGTAAAGAAATGCAATTCTTTGGTGCACGTGCTAACTTAGCAAAATGCTTGTTATATGCTATTAATGGTGGTATTGATGAAAAATCTAAAGATCAAGTTGCTCCTAAATACCGTCCAATTACATCTGAATACTTAGATTATGATGAAGTTATGGAAGCTTATGACCAAATGATGGAATGGTTAGCTGACATCTATGTAAATACATTAAACTTAATTCAATATATGCATGATAAATATTATTATGAAGCAGCTGAAATGGCTTTAATTGATACTGAAGTAAGACGTACATTCGCAACTGGTATTGCTGGATTCTCTCATGTTGTAGATTCAATCAGTGCTATTAAATATGCAAAAGTAAAAACTATTCGTGATGAAGATGGTCTTGTTATTGATTATGAAACTGAAGGAGACTTCCCACGTTATGGTAACGATGATGACCGTGCAGATGATATCGCAGTATGGTTACTTGGAACTTTCTTAACTAAACTTAAGAAACATCATACTTACCGTGATAGTGAACCAACAACTTCAATCTTAACAATTACTTCTAACGTTGTTTATGGTAAAGCTACTGGAGCATTACCTGATGGACGTAAAGCTGGAGAACCTTTAGCTCCTGGTGGAAACCCATCTTATGGTGCAGAACAAAATGGTTTATTAGCTTCATTAAACTCTGTTGCTAAACTTCCTTATGAATGGGCTTTAGATGGTATTTCAAATACACAAACTATTAACCCTGATGCATTAGGTCATAATGAAGAAGAACAAGTTAATAACTTAGTTCAAGTATTAGATGGATACTTTACTCAAGGTGCTCATCACTTAAACGTTAACGTTTTCGGAAAAGAAAAATTATATGATGCAATGGAACATCCAGAAAAAGAAGAGTATGCAAACTTCACAATTCGTGTATCTGGATATGCTGTTAAATTCATTGACTTAACTAGAGAACAACAACTAGATGTTATCGCTAGAACTTGTCATGATCATATGTAA
- a CDS encoding FtsW/RodA/SpoVE family cell cycle protein codes for MERLKKLCLQQPLIPIVFILACISCFAIFNATPLISKVSSPETLWLKQGLFYLISAIIIFIIYKVGNEQIYDKIWIIYGILMVLLAGLAIDHIVYTRFLGKHIVPLASYVNGATSWYNIPGFSLQPSEFMKIAIVIALAKITKDYNDYYLVRTFETEVKYIIKCMAVVIPPAFLVYLQNDTGVVLIILVGVLFVLFSSGLRGQWFTVGIIVIALVVGIGAYLFIYQPDIFSKIISGHKLDRFYGWVDPEGTVGKEGYQLFYSLLSYGTAGWFGHGIQAVIKVFPEAQTDFIFAVIVTDFGYIGGLITIAAIVALDVVILKIGFDSTNDRDKYFTMGIIGMLIFQQVWNIGMILGLLPITGITLPFISNGGSSLLSYMIAIGMLVDMNSQNNILKNRLTSF; via the coding sequence ATGGAAAGGCTAAAAAAATTATGTCTGCAGCAACCTCTTATCCCCATTGTTTTTATCTTGGCCTGTATTAGTTGTTTTGCAATCTTTAATGCAACTCCTTTAATCTCCAAAGTAAGTAGTCCTGAAACACTTTGGTTAAAACAAGGACTCTTCTATCTTATTTCAGCAATTATTATCTTTATTATCTATAAAGTAGGAAATGAACAAATTTATGATAAGATATGGATTATATATGGTATTTTAATGGTTCTACTAGCAGGTCTTGCTATTGACCATATTGTTTATACAAGATTCTTAGGAAAACATATCGTTCCTTTAGCATCTTATGTAAATGGTGCAACTTCCTGGTATAATATTCCTGGATTTAGTTTACAGCCTTCAGAATTTATGAAGATAGCTATTGTTATTGCTTTAGCGAAAATAACTAAGGATTATAATGATTATTACTTGGTGAGAACTTTTGAAACTGAAGTGAAATACATAATCAAGTGTATGGCTGTTGTGATTCCACCAGCATTTCTTGTTTATTTGCAAAATGATACAGGTGTTGTATTGATTATCTTAGTTGGTGTTCTCTTTGTTCTTTTCTCCAGTGGCTTAAGGGGACAATGGTTTACAGTAGGTATTATCGTTATTGCACTGGTTGTTGGTATAGGCGCTTATCTCTTTATTTATCAACCAGATATTTTCTCTAAAATTATCAGTGGACATAAATTAGACCGTTTCTATGGTTGGGTGGATCCTGAGGGGACTGTTGGAAAAGAGGGATATCAATTATTTTATTCGTTATTATCTTATGGAACAGCAGGCTGGTTTGGACATGGGATACAAGCTGTTATTAAAGTTTTTCCTGAAGCTCAAACTGATTTTATATTCGCTGTTATTGTGACTGATTTTGGATATATTGGTGGATTAATTACAATTGCAGCAATTGTTGCATTAGATGTTGTCATTTTAAAAATCGGTTTTGATTCAACCAATGATAGAGATAAATACTTTACTATGGGTATTATTGGGATGTTAATATTCCAGCAGGTTTGGAATATTGGCATGATTCTGGGATTACTTCCTATCACTGGTATTACCTTGCCATTTATATCCAATGGTGGTTCTTCTTTATTGTCTTATATGATTGCCATTGGTATGCTTGTTGATATGAATAGTCAAAATAATATATTGAAAAATCGATTAACATCATTTTAA